One Streptococcus sp. zg-86 DNA window includes the following coding sequences:
- the mreC gene encoding rod shape-determining protein MreC, translating into MNKISKLIVVSSVLLVLSFSLLFLTVQKRLSIPFLSESIHTSVAYMNNFISKPVRFISEQRDVVNQLLDTYDENKELKESLSSLEGQLAELDTIKKENDSLRQTLGMAGTYVSKDIRVGLVSVRTPVAWNTQLTINLGQKDGLTTDMLVVSNGGLIGTIEHIYDQVSDVKLLTNSDKVTKIPVKISAGTSDIYGILTGYDTDSNSFIISQLNSVAEIPNGTNVVTSDLAGATPSNVQIGKVRTVKTSTSDLNRELYVEPTANFSNIYSVLVVGDGK; encoded by the coding sequence ATGAATAAAATTTCTAAGTTGATTGTTGTAAGTTCTGTCTTGCTTGTTCTTTCATTTTCGTTGCTGTTTCTAACCGTTCAAAAGCGGTTATCGATTCCTTTTCTTTCAGAAAGTATTCATACATCGGTTGCGTATATGAATAACTTTATTTCAAAACCAGTTCGCTTTATTTCGGAACAGCGGGATGTAGTCAATCAATTACTTGATACCTATGATGAAAATAAGGAATTAAAGGAGTCCCTATCTTCTTTAGAGGGACAATTGGCGGAATTGGACACTATAAAGAAAGAGAATGATAGCTTACGGCAGACACTAGGAATGGCAGGGACTTATGTAAGTAAGGATATTCGTGTTGGGCTGGTATCGGTTCGGACACCTGTTGCTTGGAATACGCAGTTGACCATTAATCTAGGTCAAAAAGATGGTCTTACGACTGATATGTTAGTTGTATCAAATGGCGGTTTGATTGGGACAATTGAACATATTTATGACCAAGTATCAGATGTCAAATTACTGACCAATTCAGATAAGGTAACGAAAATTCCTGTGAAAATCTCGGCAGGTACATCAGATATTTATGGTATTTTGACGGGTTATGATACAGATTCTAACAGTTTTATTATCAGTCAGTTAAATAGTGTTGCTGAAATTCCAAATGGAACAAATGTGGTTACGAGTGATTTGGCTGGAGCTACTCCTTCTAATGTTCAAATTGGAAAAGTGAGAACAGTAAAAACAAGTACGAGTGATTTGAATCGGGAATTGTACGTTGAGCCAACAGCTAATTTTTCAAATATCTATTCGGTACTCGTAGTAGGTGATGGAAAATGA
- the mreD gene encoding rod shape-determining protein MreD — MKKYVTLLFPFILLFSFLLDGQLSTLLTNLVPGIIAISSHLLLILALVTVSYFPLFVNLLLFTILGLVYDIYYLNVVGIYITLFPLVVYVIDYFYQSLKFKRVTNHILLLVVVFVVEFGAFLFARLFEVTNLSMFIFVFYSLVPTLVFNSFLLLVVQPLFERIVYITNKT; from the coding sequence ATGAAAAAATATGTGACGCTTTTATTTCCCTTTATCTTATTATTCTCTTTTTTGTTAGATGGGCAACTATCTACTTTATTGACAAATTTAGTACCGGGTATTATAGCTATTTCTAGTCATCTTTTATTGATTTTAGCTTTAGTTACTGTTAGCTATTTTCCTTTATTCGTCAATCTTCTTTTGTTTACAATTTTGGGATTGGTATACGATATTTATTATCTAAATGTTGTAGGAATTTATATTACTTTATTTCCTTTAGTCGTCTATGTGATTGATTATTTCTATCAGAGTTTAAAATTTAAGCGAGTAACGAATCATATTCTGTTGCTAGTAGTCGTCTTTGTCGTGGAGTTCGGAGCCTTCTTGTTTGCCCGATTGTTTGAAGTAACTAATCTCTCAATGTTTATTTTTGTATTTTATAGCTTAGTACCAACATTGGTCTTTAATTCTTTCTTATTATTGGTAGTGCAACCCTTATTTGAGAGAATAGTTTATATCACGAATAAGACATAA